The proteins below are encoded in one region of Tsuneonella sp. CC-YZS046:
- a CDS encoding LysR family transcriptional regulator, with protein sequence MTNPRDLGRSLRTMNLNLLPILRELLRQRNVTRAAEKLNLTQSGVSEALGRLRIQFDDELLVRVGRKMVPTALAVALAPRIEELLGGLEDLLKPSSFDPAAEERQFVIATGDTIVLALGEQLIGRLAALAPRTTIQFISIQYVTRRDLDEGKVDFIIIPRSVIPGSIFNEDGLEWIKLYREEWVCIARRDHPRLQGELSLERLNDLPSIACRFDDNSYLHGALPGRDQPEQLRVSQFTLLPLLVARSDAIALVQRHVAEWFAGHIPIDIFEPPIPFPELDVCAFWSAIHRNDPMHLWLREQIAEIVREADNPWLPSGGLPA encoded by the coding sequence ATGACGAACCCCAGGGACCTCGGCAGATCGCTCAGGACGATGAATCTCAACCTGCTGCCGATCCTGCGCGAATTGCTGCGCCAGAGGAACGTGACCCGGGCCGCCGAGAAACTCAACCTGACCCAATCGGGCGTGAGCGAAGCGCTTGGGCGGTTGCGCATTCAATTCGACGATGAACTGCTGGTCAGGGTGGGGCGCAAGATGGTTCCCACGGCCCTGGCGGTTGCGCTCGCCCCGCGCATCGAGGAACTGCTAGGTGGCCTGGAAGACCTTCTCAAACCCTCGTCGTTCGATCCTGCGGCGGAAGAGCGTCAGTTTGTCATCGCCACGGGCGACACCATCGTTTTGGCGTTGGGAGAGCAGCTTATCGGGCGGCTGGCGGCTCTGGCTCCGCGCACGACAATCCAGTTCATCAGTATTCAATATGTCACCCGGCGCGATCTGGACGAAGGGAAAGTCGATTTCATCATCATTCCCCGGAGCGTCATCCCAGGCTCGATTTTCAATGAAGACGGGCTTGAGTGGATCAAACTCTATCGCGAGGAGTGGGTCTGCATTGCGCGGCGCGATCACCCCCGGCTGCAGGGAGAATTGTCCCTGGAAAGGCTGAACGATCTTCCCTCGATTGCCTGCCGCTTCGACGACAACAGCTACCTCCATGGCGCGCTTCCGGGGCGTGATCAACCCGAACAGTTGCGCGTGTCGCAATTTACCCTGCTGCCTTTGCTGGTCGCGCGATCGGATGCGATCGCATTAGTGCAGCGCCATGTTGCGGAGTGGTTTGCCGGCCATATTCCCATCGACATTTTCGAACCGCCCATTCCGTTTCCCGAACTCGATGTGTGCGCATTCTGGTCCGCGATCCATCGCAACGATCCCATGCATCTATGGCTGAGAGAGCAGATCGCGGAGATCGTCCGTGAAGCTGACAATCCCTGGCTTCCCTCAGGCGGGTTGCCCGCCTGA
- a CDS encoding OmpW/AlkL family protein, translated as MRKTIALAATAAAAIAFSHPAMADENAGSWQVKVLGTAVLPDGELDKVKFAAPSVAAALPANVETKADDNFVPTVAIEYFFTPNVSIETICCVTQHDVDGKGALAGARLVSNAKIIPATFTAKYHFNAGGIKPYVGAGPTYFIFFDEKAGATAQALGATKAKVDNAFGFALQAGIDIPVNDSGLGISLDAKRYFLSVDAKWHDANGAKVLETKHNLDPWVLSAGLAFRF; from the coding sequence ATGCGTAAGACTATCGCCCTGGCCGCCACAGCCGCTGCCGCCATTGCCTTTTCCCACCCGGCCATGGCTGACGAGAATGCCGGCTCCTGGCAGGTCAAGGTTTTGGGGACCGCCGTCTTGCCGGATGGCGAGCTGGACAAGGTGAAGTTCGCCGCTCCATCGGTGGCCGCCGCGCTTCCGGCCAATGTGGAAACCAAGGCGGATGACAATTTCGTCCCGACCGTGGCGATCGAATATTTCTTCACGCCCAACGTGTCGATCGAGACGATCTGCTGCGTCACCCAGCATGACGTGGACGGCAAGGGGGCACTTGCCGGAGCGCGGCTGGTTTCCAACGCCAAGATCATCCCCGCCACCTTCACGGCGAAATACCACTTCAATGCCGGCGGAATTAAGCCCTATGTCGGCGCCGGGCCGACCTACTTCATCTTCTTCGACGAGAAAGCCGGGGCCACCGCGCAGGCGCTGGGCGCCACCAAGGCCAAGGTCGACAATGCATTCGGCTTCGCGCTGCAGGCCGGGATAGATATTCCGGTGAATGACTCGGGCCTGGGAATAAGTCTCGATGCCAAGCGCTATTTCCTGTCTGTCGACGCCAAATGGCATGATGCCAACGGAGCAAAGGTCCTGGAGACCAAGCATAATCTCGATCCCTGGGTCCTGAGCGCCGGTCTGGCCTTCAGATTCTAG
- the ccoN gene encoding cytochrome-c oxidase, cbb3-type subunit I, translated as MESVLTRAGWWFAGLLLAVMAAAAAKDSGFAIHMTLIALAALIGLWVSISRVDYGAIARGILQTPADPGRYDDDPIRWGVIATVFWGMAGFLAGVFIALQLAFPLLNLEPYLNFGRLRPLHTSAVIFAFGGNALIATSFYVVQRTCRARLAFPGLARFVFWGYQLFIVLAATGYLLGVTQSKEYAEPEWYVDWWLTIVWVAYLAVFVGTLVKRSEPHIYVANWFYLSFILTVAMLHVVNNLDLPVSLLGSKSYPVFAGVQGALVQWWYGHNAVGFFLTAGFLAMMYYFVPKQAERPIYSYRLSIIHFWALIFLYIWAGPHHLHYTALPDWAQTLGMVFSIMLWMPSWGGMINGLMTLNGAWDKVRTDPIMRMFVMSLAFYGMSTFEGPMMSIKSVNSLSHYTDWTIGHVHSGALGWNGMITFAAVYFLVPRLWARERLYSLRMVNWHFWLATLGIVFYAASMWVSGITQGLMWREYGADGYLVNSFADTVVALHPMFLMRAFGGLLYLAGAVLLVINVWATILGKLRQEAPLTDAAYDPAADRPIVPAAAN; from the coding sequence ATGGAATCGGTACTAACGCGCGCCGGATGGTGGTTCGCAGGGCTGTTGCTCGCTGTAATGGCGGCAGCCGCGGCCAAGGACAGCGGATTCGCCATTCACATGACCTTGATTGCGCTCGCCGCCCTGATCGGGCTTTGGGTCAGCATCAGCCGAGTGGATTACGGGGCGATTGCCCGAGGCATATTGCAAACTCCCGCCGATCCGGGCCGCTACGATGACGATCCGATCCGCTGGGGCGTCATCGCCACCGTATTCTGGGGAATGGCCGGCTTCCTGGCCGGGGTGTTCATCGCGCTCCAGCTCGCGTTTCCGCTTCTCAATCTGGAACCCTACCTCAATTTCGGGCGGCTGCGGCCGCTGCATACTTCGGCGGTGATCTTCGCCTTTGGCGGCAATGCCCTGATCGCGACCTCCTTCTACGTTGTGCAGCGCACCTGCAGGGCGCGGCTGGCCTTTCCCGGCCTGGCGAGGTTCGTGTTCTGGGGATACCAGCTCTTCATCGTCCTCGCGGCCACCGGCTATCTTCTGGGCGTCACCCAGTCGAAGGAATACGCCGAACCCGAATGGTATGTGGACTGGTGGCTGACCATCGTCTGGGTCGCCTATCTCGCGGTCTTCGTCGGCACGCTTGTGAAGCGCAGCGAGCCGCATATCTACGTGGCGAACTGGTTCTATCTGTCCTTCATCCTCACCGTGGCGATGCTGCATGTCGTGAACAATCTCGACCTGCCTGTCAGCCTGCTTGGCTCCAAGAGCTATCCGGTCTTCGCCGGGGTCCAGGGCGCGCTGGTGCAGTGGTGGTATGGGCATAACGCGGTCGGCTTCTTCCTGACCGCCGGCTTCCTGGCGATGATGTATTACTTCGTGCCCAAGCAGGCCGAGCGCCCGATCTACAGCTATCGCCTGTCTATCATTCACTTCTGGGCGCTGATCTTCCTCTATATCTGGGCCGGCCCGCACCATCTCCACTACACCGCGCTGCCCGACTGGGCGCAGACCCTCGGCATGGTCTTCTCGATCATGCTGTGGATGCCCAGCTGGGGCGGCATGATCAACGGCCTGATGACGCTGAACGGCGCATGGGACAAGGTCCGCACCGACCCGATCATGCGCATGTTCGTGATGAGCCTCGCCTTCTACGGCATGAGCACCTTCGAGGGGCCGATGATGTCGATCAAGTCGGTCAACAGCCTGTCTCACTACACCGACTGGACCATCGGGCACGTCCATTCCGGCGCGCTCGGCTGGAACGGCATGATTACCTTCGCGGCGGTCTACTTCCTGGTTCCGCGGCTGTGGGCGCGCGAGCGGCTCTACAGCCTGCGCATGGTCAACTGGCACTTCTGGCTCGCGACGCTGGGCATCGTCTTCTACGCGGCGTCGATGTGGGTGTCCGGGATCACCCAGGGCCTGATGTGGCGCGAATACGGGGCCGATGGCTATCTGGTGAACAGCTTCGCCGATACCGTGGTGGCGCTCCATCCCATGTTCCTGATGCGCGCCTTCGGGGGGCTGCTCTACCTGGCGGGCGCGGTTCTGCTGGTGATCAATGTCTGGGCCACCATCCTCGGCAAATTGCGCCAGGAAGCGCCGCTGACCGATGCCGCCTACGATCCCGCGGCGGACCGCCCGATCGTTCCGGCAGCGGCGAATTGA
- the ccoO gene encoding cytochrome-c oxidase, cbb3-type subunit II, translated as MSITERHKKLERNVTLLGVGAFIAVAIGGIVEIAPLFWIDNTIEKVEGMRPYTPLEQAGRDIYVREGCYTCHSQMIRPFRDEVERYGHYSLAAESMYDRPFQWGSKRTGPDLARVGGRYSDEWHVQHLKDPRSVVPESVMPPYAFLADNDLEIGDPAARLTALKHLGAPYSAKDIAQAEADMKAQADPEADAGDLAKRYPKAQIRDFDGDPSRITEMDALVAYLQMLGTLVDVSSAAAQEELATETGR; from the coding sequence ATGAGCATCACCGAACGTCACAAGAAGCTGGAACGCAATGTCACGCTGCTCGGCGTGGGCGCGTTCATCGCTGTCGCGATTGGCGGCATCGTGGAGATCGCGCCGCTGTTCTGGATCGACAACACCATCGAGAAGGTGGAGGGCATGCGCCCCTATACGCCGCTCGAGCAGGCGGGGCGCGACATTTATGTCCGTGAAGGCTGCTACACCTGCCACAGCCAGATGATCCGCCCGTTCCGCGACGAGGTGGAACGCTATGGCCACTACAGCCTGGCGGCGGAGAGTATGTATGATCGCCCGTTCCAGTGGGGCTCCAAGCGGACCGGGCCTGATCTGGCGCGGGTGGGGGGCCGCTATTCGGACGAATGGCATGTCCAGCACCTCAAGGACCCGCGCTCGGTCGTGCCGGAAAGCGTCATGCCGCCCTATGCGTTCCTGGCGGACAACGATCTGGAGATCGGCGATCCCGCCGCGCGGCTTACCGCGCTCAAGCATCTCGGCGCGCCCTACAGCGCAAAGGATATTGCGCAGGCCGAAGCCGATATGAAGGCCCAGGCCGATCCCGAGGCCGACGCGGGCGATCTGGCCAAGCGTTATCCCAAGGCGCAGATCCGGGATTTCGACGGCGATCCCTCGCGCATCACCGAGATGGATGCATTGGTCGCCTATCTCCAGATGCTCGGCACCTTGGTCGACGTTTCAAGCGCCGCCGCTCAGGAAGAGCTGGCCACGGAGACGGGCCGATGA
- the ccoG gene encoding cytochrome c oxidase accessory protein CcoG, with translation MSQIETIVPARKAKPREQLYAKREPVFNKRIDGPFRRFKWLVMAVTLAIYYVTPWLRWDRGAYAPDQAVLIDLAHRRFYMFGIEIWPHEFYFVAGLLIMAGIGLFIVTSAVGRAWCGYACPQTVWTDLFQHVDRFIDGDRNARMRLHKAPWGPAKIARRTVKWAIYLAISFVTGGAWILYFADAPSLFRAFFAGDAPAVAYGTVAVLTFTTFWLGGFMREQVCVYMCPWPRIQTAMLDEKSLIVTYKQWRGEPRGSVKQAEKNPLAFGDCIDCNQCVAVCPTGIDIREGAQIGCITCALCIDACDRVMKQIGRPRGLIDYATLEDCEREAAGQPARPVWKALLHARTLIYLGVWGAIGFALLFALGTRARIDISVAQDRNPPFMMMSDGSVRNGYTIKLRNMQSRPRVMEIAMEGLPGASMWTDEMPRSAAARKIRRTLAADTVENLRTYVIAPPGAAARDFTFHLRTLDEEREEDSSEAHFDAPEATP, from the coding sequence ATGAGCCAGATTGAAACCATCGTTCCGGCGCGCAAGGCCAAGCCGCGGGAACAGCTCTACGCGAAGCGGGAGCCGGTCTTCAACAAGCGGATCGACGGGCCGTTCCGGCGCTTCAAATGGCTCGTCATGGCCGTCACCCTGGCGATCTACTACGTCACCCCATGGTTGCGCTGGGATCGCGGGGCCTATGCGCCCGACCAGGCGGTGCTGATCGATCTTGCCCATCGCCGGTTCTATATGTTCGGCATAGAGATCTGGCCGCACGAATTCTATTTCGTGGCCGGGCTGCTGATTATGGCCGGGATCGGGCTGTTCATCGTGACCAGCGCGGTTGGGCGCGCGTGGTGCGGCTATGCCTGCCCGCAGACCGTATGGACGGATCTGTTCCAGCATGTCGACAGGTTCATCGATGGCGATCGCAATGCCCGGATGCGGCTCCACAAGGCGCCATGGGGGCCGGCCAAGATCGCGCGCAGAACCGTCAAATGGGCAATCTATCTGGCGATCAGCTTTGTCACCGGCGGGGCCTGGATACTCTACTTCGCCGACGCGCCCTCGCTTTTCCGCGCATTCTTCGCCGGGGACGCGCCCGCCGTCGCTTATGGCACCGTGGCGGTGCTCACTTTCACCACCTTCTGGCTGGGCGGTTTCATGCGGGAGCAGGTATGCGTCTATATGTGCCCCTGGCCACGTATCCAGACCGCCATGCTGGACGAAAAATCCCTGATCGTCACATACAAGCAATGGCGCGGCGAACCGCGCGGCAGCGTGAAGCAGGCCGAGAAGAATCCCCTGGCTTTCGGTGACTGCATAGATTGCAACCAGTGCGTGGCGGTGTGCCCCACCGGCATCGACATTCGCGAAGGGGCGCAGATCGGCTGCATAACCTGCGCGTTGTGCATCGATGCCTGCGACCGGGTGATGAAGCAGATAGGCCGTCCACGCGGGCTGATCGACTATGCCACGCTGGAAGATTGCGAGCGCGAGGCCGCCGGGCAGCCTGCCCGGCCCGTCTGGAAAGCGCTGCTGCATGCCCGAACTCTCATCTATCTGGGCGTCTGGGGTGCGATCGGGTTTGCCCTGCTGTTCGCGCTCGGCACGCGCGCCCGCATCGACATATCGGTCGCGCAGGATCGCAACCCGCCCTTCATGATGATGAGCGACGGGTCGGTGCGCAACGGCTACACGATCAAGCTGCGCAATATGCAAAGCCGCCCGCGCGTGATGGAAATCGCCATGGAGGGGCTTCCCGGCGCCAGCATGTGGACGGATGAGATGCCGCGTTCGGCCGCCGCCCGGAAAATCCGCCGGACCCTTGCCGCGGACACGGTCGAAAATCTGCGGACCTATGTGATCGCTCCGCCCGGCGCAGCCGCGCGGGATTTCACCTTCCACCTGCGAACGCTCGATGAAGAGCGCGAGGAGGACAGCAGCGAAGCCCATTTCGATGCACCGGAGGCCACCCCATGA
- the ccoS gene encoding cbb3-type cytochrome oxidase assembly protein CcoS encodes MNGLAFLIPVALSLGLAGLGAFLWSLRSGQFDDLDGAAHRILIDEEPPE; translated from the coding sequence ATGAACGGACTGGCCTTTCTGATCCCGGTCGCGCTTTCGCTCGGTCTGGCCGGTCTCGGTGCCTTTCTGTGGTCCTTGCGTTCCGGTCAGTTCGATGATCTGGACGGCGCGGCCCATCGTATCCTGATAGATGAGGAACCACCCGAATGA
- a CDS encoding acyl-CoA dehydrogenase family protein: MSLSETLIARARDIAPMAEKEACNTDRNRKLSDAVIDACCDAGLMEILVPKMYGGHELDYATMAAVVYEFGRYCTSTAWVLSFYIGHNYIHALWPKQFQDEVFADRPFSLTPGTIAPNFRLNPVDGGYIASGLSQWNSGSSRSDWFLNSGLVMVDGKPQGAMAFMVPASDVEIIDNWDMAGMRGTASGDARLNDVFVPRHRAVEVADLLNGQSPGAKIHDNRIYSLPILPFVLGETLPVMAGAYRGAADAFKQLTMDRYSTFTSAKVQDKQTAQIRIGHGQAGAAIAETLLQDYARFLDTVDPAEIRPIEKRAEIRARMGMIADYVYRGINELMLGAGGGAYRNTSPLQRFLRDMNVLRVHGFLDVETAAENLGRVQLGLEPNCPL; this comes from the coding sequence ATGAGCCTTTCAGAAACGCTGATCGCGCGGGCGCGAGACATCGCCCCGATGGCCGAGAAGGAAGCCTGCAACACCGATCGCAACCGCAAACTGAGCGACGCAGTGATCGACGCCTGTTGCGACGCGGGGCTGATGGAGATCCTCGTCCCCAAGATGTATGGCGGGCACGAACTCGATTATGCCACCATGGCGGCCGTGGTCTACGAATTCGGCCGTTATTGCACCTCCACGGCCTGGGTTCTTTCCTTCTACATCGGCCACAATTACATACACGCCCTGTGGCCCAAGCAGTTTCAGGATGAGGTTTTTGCCGACCGGCCTTTCAGCCTGACGCCTGGCACGATTGCCCCCAATTTCCGCCTGAATCCGGTCGATGGCGGTTATATCGCCAGCGGCCTGAGCCAGTGGAACTCCGGCAGCTCGCGCAGCGACTGGTTCCTCAACAGCGGTCTTGTCATGGTTGACGGCAAGCCGCAGGGCGCCATGGCGTTCATGGTTCCCGCATCCGACGTGGAGATCATCGACAACTGGGACATGGCCGGCATGCGCGGCACCGCCAGCGGTGACGCCAGGCTGAACGACGTGTTCGTCCCGCGGCATCGCGCGGTCGAGGTGGCCGACCTGCTGAACGGCCAGTCGCCGGGGGCAAAGATACACGATAACCGCATCTACTCGCTTCCAATCCTGCCCTTCGTGCTGGGCGAGACATTGCCGGTGATGGCGGGCGCCTACCGAGGGGCGGCGGATGCCTTCAAGCAGCTGACGATGGATCGCTATTCCACCTTCACCTCCGCCAAGGTTCAGGACAAGCAGACAGCGCAGATACGAATTGGCCACGGACAGGCTGGGGCGGCCATCGCGGAAACGCTGCTGCAGGATTATGCCCGGTTTCTGGATACGGTCGATCCAGCCGAGATCCGGCCCATCGAGAAGCGGGCCGAAATCCGCGCGCGCATGGGCATGATAGCGGATTATGTCTACAGGGGGATCAACGAATTGATGCTGGGGGCTGGTGGCGGCGCTTACCGGAACACCTCGCCCCTGCAACGTTTTCTGCGGGATATGAACGTGTTACGCGTCCACGGCTTCCTCGATGTGGAAACGGCTGCCGAAAATCTCGGTCGCGTCCAACTGGGCCTTGAGCCGAACTGCCCCTTGTAG
- a CDS encoding FixH family protein — translation MTNRFTGRHMALILVSFFSVVITVNVVMARFASSTFGGVVVENSYVASQHFNRWLAEARAQEALGHEVSIDWRDDGVVAILLTDAPATAAVTAIARHPLGRLPDRTLRFVPDGGGRFVSAEMLPPGRWRVRLEVRNAGRIWRHEEELLR, via the coding sequence ATGACCAATCGCTTCACCGGGCGCCACATGGCGCTGATCCTTGTCAGCTTCTTCTCGGTCGTCATCACCGTCAATGTCGTCATGGCGCGCTTCGCCAGCTCGACATTCGGCGGCGTGGTAGTCGAGAATTCCTATGTCGCGAGCCAGCATTTCAACCGCTGGCTGGCAGAGGCAAGGGCGCAGGAGGCGCTGGGCCACGAGGTTTCTATCGACTGGCGGGATGATGGCGTGGTGGCAATCCTGCTCACCGACGCTCCGGCTACGGCTGCGGTCACGGCAATCGCGCGTCACCCCCTGGGCCGCCTGCCTGACCGGACGCTGCGCTTCGTGCCGGATGGCGGCGGCCGGTTCGTTTCGGCCGAAATGCTGCCGCCCGGGCGCTGGCGGGTGCGGCTCGAAGTGCGGAACGCGGGCCGAATCTGGCGCCATGAAGAGGAACTGCTGAGATGA
- the ccoP gene encoding cytochrome-c oxidase, cbb3-type subunit III, which translates to MANKRVDEPTGVETVGHEWDGIEELNNPLPRWWLWTFYATIVFAVGYCVAYPAWPLVEKGTEGVLGWTSRGQLAKEIQAENSRKAPLLAALSQIPVERLPQNGANMRAAIAGGQAAFKVNCVQCHGSGAAGFKGYPNLNDDDWLWGGDLKAIEYTITHGIRQPGDKQTRFSLMPAFGRDGLLTGPQIQDVVSHVRTLSRLEKPSASSRRGAAIFAEQCASCHGVDGKGSREFGAPDLADAIWLYGGDRATLTETLTNSRQGVMPAWGQRLDPVTIKMLAAYVHSLGGGEAFVEPAAATADAAAAPAGQANEPD; encoded by the coding sequence ATGGCGAATAAGCGCGTCGATGAACCCACTGGCGTCGAAACCGTCGGCCATGAATGGGACGGCATCGAGGAACTGAACAATCCGTTGCCGCGCTGGTGGCTGTGGACATTCTACGCCACCATCGTCTTCGCGGTCGGCTATTGCGTCGCCTATCCGGCCTGGCCGCTGGTCGAGAAGGGCACGGAAGGGGTGCTGGGCTGGACCAGCCGGGGGCAGCTGGCCAAGGAAATACAGGCGGAAAACAGCCGGAAAGCGCCCTTGCTGGCTGCTCTCTCGCAGATACCTGTCGAGCGCCTGCCGCAAAACGGGGCAAATATGCGTGCCGCCATCGCGGGCGGGCAGGCCGCCTTCAAGGTCAATTGCGTCCAATGCCATGGCTCCGGCGCGGCCGGCTTCAAGGGCTATCCCAATCTCAACGACGACGACTGGCTGTGGGGCGGCGACCTCAAGGCGATCGAATATACGATTACCCACGGCATCCGCCAGCCGGGCGACAAGCAGACCCGCTTCAGCCTGATGCCCGCCTTCGGCCGCGACGGCCTGCTGACGGGGCCGCAGATCCAGGATGTGGTGAGCCATGTCCGCACCCTGTCGCGCCTGGAAAAGCCCAGCGCGTCATCGAGGCGAGGCGCGGCGATCTTCGCCGAGCAATGCGCGAGTTGCCATGGCGTTGACGGCAAGGGCAGCCGCGAGTTCGGCGCGCCCGACCTTGCCGATGCGATCTGGCTGTATGGCGGGGATCGCGCCACCTTGACCGAAACCCTCACCAATTCGCGCCAGGGCGTGATGCCGGCCTGGGGGCAACGGCTCGATCCGGTGACGATCAAGATGCTGGCCGCCTATGTCCATTCGCTGGGCGGCGGCGAAGCCTTCGTCGAACCAGCCGCCGCGACGGCTGATGCTGCTGCGGCGCCAGCGGGCCAAGCCAATGAGCCAGATTGA
- a CDS encoding heavy metal translocating P-type ATPase, protein MSALSLVADEKSAETVLAVPGMHCAGCISKIERGLGQTRGILSARVNLSARQVTVRHDPALKPRDLVAELGRIGFEAEPRKGSLARSDSAVRPLLAPLAVAGFATMNVMLLSVSVWSGADGATRSMFHWISALIGVPAIGYAGMPFFRSAWRALRRGRTNMDVPISIGVSIAAALSLYETIVGGRDAWFDGALMLLTFLLAGRVLDAMMRDRARTGVDALLRHAAAGAMAVGADGKLEWRKAEDLAPGTIMRVAAGERLAADGDILSGASRFDQSLLTGESAPVPASVGERVLAGTLNLDAPVDVRVSAAGRDTTLAEIARLMEAAAQDRSRYVRIADRASRLYAPAVHTLAALSFAGWMLAGAGWYHSLVIAVAVLIITCPCALGLAVPVAQVVASGALMRAGIMVKDGSALERLAAVDRALLDKTGTLTLGKPMPDANVLSSLPEDAAAVALALASHSRHPISGALANALAAAGHHAAELTQVTERAGSGVFAQWQGHAVALRRPESANGIAVALDIEGRPIWLIPFADRLRPDTGEALAQLARLGLETTILSGDNPASVAAAARETGLFAQAGASPQDKQDAIERLQNAGHNVLMVGDGLNDGPALARANASIAPGSASDVGLQASDLVFVQDSLLALPRAVRTAQATMRVVKQNFALAIGYNVLAVPLAMAGFVTPMIAALSMSLSSLVVIANSLRLGRAAR, encoded by the coding sequence ATGAGCGCGCTGTCCCTCGTGGCTGACGAGAAATCGGCGGAAACGGTGCTTGCCGTCCCCGGCATGCATTGCGCGGGCTGCATCAGCAAGATCGAACGAGGCCTGGGGCAGACGCGGGGAATCCTGTCGGCTCGGGTAAATCTTTCCGCGCGGCAGGTGACTGTCCGGCATGATCCGGCGTTGAAGCCACGCGATCTTGTCGCTGAACTGGGCCGGATCGGCTTCGAGGCGGAACCGCGCAAAGGCTCGCTGGCCCGTTCGGATTCGGCCGTAAGGCCCTTGCTCGCTCCACTCGCGGTCGCCGGTTTCGCGACGATGAACGTGATGCTGCTGTCGGTCAGCGTATGGTCGGGCGCGGATGGCGCGACCCGCAGCATGTTCCACTGGATTTCCGCGCTGATCGGCGTGCCAGCCATCGGCTATGCCGGAATGCCTTTCTTCCGCTCGGCCTGGCGCGCGCTGCGGCGTGGCCGCACCAATATGGATGTGCCGATTTCGATCGGTGTTTCGATCGCGGCCGCGCTCAGCCTCTATGAAACGATAGTGGGGGGCAGGGACGCCTGGTTCGACGGCGCATTGATGCTGCTCACCTTCCTGCTGGCCGGGCGCGTGCTCGATGCGATGATGCGGGATCGCGCCCGCACCGGCGTGGATGCGCTGCTGCGCCATGCGGCGGCAGGGGCAATGGCCGTGGGCGCCGATGGCAAGCTCGAATGGCGCAAGGCGGAAGATCTGGCGCCGGGCACGATCATGCGGGTGGCGGCCGGCGAAAGACTGGCGGCGGACGGAGATATCCTGTCGGGCGCCAGCCGCTTCGACCAATCCCTGCTTACCGGGGAAAGCGCGCCGGTTCCGGCAAGCGTCGGGGAGCGGGTGCTGGCGGGAACGCTCAACCTGGACGCTCCGGTCGATGTCAGGGTGAGCGCGGCGGGGCGGGACACGACGCTTGCCGAGATCGCGCGCCTGATGGAAGCGGCCGCGCAGGACCGCTCCCGATATGTCCGCATTGCCGACCGGGCGTCGCGGCTCTATGCCCCGGCTGTCCACACCCTGGCGGCCCTGAGCTTCGCGGGTTGGATGCTTGCGGGGGCCGGGTGGTATCACTCGCTGGTGATCGCCGTCGCGGTGCTGATCATAACCTGCCCTTGCGCCCTCGGGCTGGCCGTCCCCGTAGCTCAGGTGGTGGCCAGCGGGGCATTGATGCGGGCCGGAATCATGGTCAAGGATGGCTCCGCGCTCGAACGGCTGGCGGCAGTGGACCGCGCCTTGCTCGACAAGACCGGCACGCTCACCCTCGGCAAGCCCATGCCGGATGCGAATGTGCTGAGCAGCCTGCCCGAAGATGCGGCGGCGGTGGCGCTTGCGTTGGCCTCGCACAGCCGCCATCCGATTTCGGGCGCGCTTGCCAACGCTCTGGCTGCGGCGGGCCATCACGCGGCGGAACTGACGCAGGTCACGGAGCGGGCCGGGTCGGGCGTGTTCGCCCAATGGCAGGGCCATGCGGTGGCCCTGCGCCGCCCGGAAAGCGCGAACGGCATCGCGGTGGCTCTCGATATTGAAGGGCGGCCGATCTGGCTGATCCCCTTTGCCGACCGGCTGCGGCCCGACACCGGGGAGGCGCTGGCGCAACTCGCTCGGCTCGGGCTGGAAACCACGATCCTTTCGGGGGACAATCCCGCCTCGGTCGCCGCGGCAGCCCGCGAAACCGGCTTGTTCGCGCAGGCGGGCGCTTCCCCGCAGGACAAGCAGGACGCCATCGAGCGCTTGCAGAACGCGGGGCACAATGTGCTGATGGTGGGCGACGGGCTGAATGACGGCCCAGCCCTGGCCAGGGCGAATGCCTCGATCGCTCCGGGTTCGGCAAGCGACGTGGGCTTGCAGGCTTCCGACCTGGTGTTCGTGCAGGATTCGCTGCTGGCCCTGCCCCGTGCGGTGCGCACCGCACAGGCCACCATGCGGGTGGTGAAGCAGAACTTCGCCCTGGCGATAGGCTACAACGTGCTGGCCGTGCCCTTGGCCATGGCCGGGTTCGTCACGCCGATGATCGCCGCGCTTTCTATGTCGCTGAGCTCGCTGGTCGTGATCGCCAACTCGCTGCGCCTGGGCAGGGCTGCCCGATGA
- a CDS encoding cbb3-type cytochrome c oxidase subunit 3: MSEHSTYDMLRHLADSWGLLAMMIVFVALAAWPFRPGAKQRNDEAARIIFKDESDGE; encoded by the coding sequence ATGAGCGAGCACTCCACCTACGACATGCTGCGCCACCTGGCCGATAGCTGGGGGCTGCTGGCGATGATGATCGTGTTCGTGGCGCTTGCCGCATGGCCGTTCCGGCCCGGCGCGAAGCAGCGCAACGACGAAGCGGCACGGATAATCTTCAAGGACGAGAGCGATGGCGAATAA